Proteins encoded in a region of the Thermus sp. LT1-2-5 genome:
- a CDS encoding GerMN domain-containing protein, translated as MRGLFTFWNVFGLLVFLLGAFVYWKSAGSEAPGALPLPAEGEAKPNTLVLVLYRPDPPQGFLKENHTLTLGPGESPEGRALAAWAEATQSPAPKSLFRLEKALVVDLPAGFAQGLDATEEAFRLYSLAYTLLATFPGAEEVRFLLEGKPSPGLAHLDLAKPIRLP; from the coding sequence GTGCGTGGACTCTTCACCTTTTGGAACGTTTTCGGCCTCCTCGTCTTCCTCCTGGGGGCCTTCGTCTACTGGAAAAGCGCCGGAAGCGAAGCCCCGGGGGCCCTGCCCCTGCCCGCCGAAGGCGAGGCTAAGCCCAACACCCTGGTCCTGGTCCTCTACCGCCCCGACCCTCCCCAGGGCTTCCTCAAGGAGAACCACACCCTCACCCTAGGCCCGGGGGAAAGCCCCGAGGGCCGGGCCCTGGCCGCTTGGGCCGAGGCCACCCAGTCCCCCGCTCCCAAGTCCCTCTTCCGCCTGGAAAAGGCCTTGGTGGTGGACCTTCCCGCCGGCTTCGCCCAAGGCCTGGACGCCACGGAAGAGGCCTTCCGGCTCTATAGCCTGGCCTACACCCTCCTCGCCACCTTCCCCGGGGCGGAGGAGGTGCGGTTTTTGCTGGAGGGCAAGCCCTCCCCCGGCCTGGCCCACCTGGATTTGGCAAAGCCCATCCGCCTACCATGA
- a CDS encoding chromosome segregation SMC family protein, whose product MKETWRIDRLTLQGFKSFAERTTLDFPDAVTGIIGPNGSGKSNLVEALRFVTGARAHELRGQELSAFLFHGAEGRPPLGFAEVRLELSRGRERLWVERRLEGERTLLKVNGRPASAKALALHLAGTGLGRGGYAIVGQGEIGALLEAPEEVLLAHLEEASGLKPVAEAAKATEERLKEALALLEERENALAQLKKEASRLQQEAERAARAQALDLEALRLKRSLLLARAEEAQKDLERAQARLLALAEEETHLQGEQKELKAAKEALKAEEEHLRTRLEAVRLALKEREALERERQELYRILKALDRPPPQDPGPPVPDPGVKAEAVRAKLARLKGEEQRLLAEKKRLEEAWRRYETEAARYEERLRHHQEALAERSLLEGELAEAKQALARLAEAWEERKALEAALAEAKALRQGALRERERLERLLAAGADLQEGPRRVRGLKGILGVVADLVRPEPGLELALEVALGPRLQWVLAQDEEAAKAAIALLKREGGRATFLPLTLLTPPPAPNPKPAPGLLGPAYRLASLRLGGLPERAILLTLLGDTLVFRDLEAALAYRRAGGRERLVTLEGEVLERSGALTGGKAKGSGETLLLRRRVEALAEEETALAQRVAELEAALRGLPSPQAFAEAKARVAALEARRQAPLPLPPKPPTPPEGNWDEARLEALQAEREALEALLAQAEAHERYLFLAAAYSAWQRAKEEAERVRARLHELESRLQATLPLVEEGRTLEARLGQVRRERQALEEKEARALTQANALLAEREHLRLLMARREATLEELARELGALPELERIPGTPKALQARLAQVEREREGLGPVNALAERELLPLQERLSHQEKEVAEALEALLRLEKEAKAVEAAYAERLKESFHRFQEAFRQQAKALLGARAEVRREGRGLRLLMVPPGKRTQDLRLLSLGEKTLGALAFLFALGELQGGLPLAVLDEVDAALDEANLLRFARFLASGRQFILVTHQKRTMEACQALYGVTAEGGISRVYAIRKEVTHDL is encoded by the coding sequence ATGAAGGAAACCTGGCGCATCGACCGCTTGACCCTGCAAGGCTTTAAATCCTTCGCCGAGCGCACCACCTTGGACTTTCCCGATGCGGTCACAGGCATCATCGGCCCCAACGGCTCGGGCAAGAGCAACCTGGTGGAGGCCCTCCGCTTCGTCACCGGGGCCCGGGCCCACGAGCTGAGGGGACAGGAGCTTTCCGCCTTCCTCTTCCACGGGGCGGAGGGGCGGCCCCCCTTGGGCTTCGCCGAGGTGCGGCTGGAGCTTTCCCGGGGGCGGGAGCGGCTATGGGTGGAACGGCGCCTGGAGGGGGAACGCACCCTCCTCAAGGTGAACGGCCGCCCGGCAAGCGCCAAGGCCCTAGCCCTGCACCTGGCGGGCACGGGCTTGGGCCGGGGAGGGTACGCCATCGTGGGGCAAGGGGAGATCGGGGCCCTTTTGGAGGCCCCGGAGGAGGTGCTCCTGGCCCACCTGGAGGAGGCCTCGGGGCTTAAGCCCGTGGCTGAGGCGGCTAAGGCCACGGAGGAGCGGCTCAAGGAGGCCTTGGCCCTTCTGGAAGAGCGGGAAAACGCCCTGGCCCAACTCAAGAAGGAGGCAAGCCGCTTGCAACAGGAAGCGGAACGGGCCGCCCGCGCCCAGGCCTTGGACCTCGAGGCCCTAAGGCTCAAGCGAAGCCTCCTCCTGGCCCGGGCGGAGGAGGCGCAAAAGGACCTGGAAAGGGCCCAAGCCCGCCTCCTGGCCCTGGCGGAAGAGGAAACCCACCTGCAAGGGGAGCAAAAGGAGCTCAAGGCGGCGAAGGAAGCCCTAAAGGCCGAGGAGGAACACCTCCGGACCCGCCTGGAGGCGGTGCGCCTCGCCCTCAAGGAGCGGGAGGCCCTGGAACGGGAGCGTCAAGAGCTTTACCGCATCCTGAAGGCCCTGGACCGCCCCCCACCCCAGGACCCCGGCCCCCCCGTCCCCGACCCCGGGGTCAAGGCAGAGGCGGTGCGGGCCAAGCTGGCCCGGCTCAAAGGGGAAGAGCAGCGGCTCCTGGCGGAGAAAAAGCGGCTGGAAGAGGCCTGGCGCCGCTACGAAACGGAAGCTGCCCGCTACGAGGAACGGCTTCGCCACCACCAAGAAGCCCTGGCGGAGCGGAGCCTTCTGGAAGGGGAGCTCGCCGAGGCCAAGCAAGCCTTGGCCCGGCTGGCGGAAGCCTGGGAAGAGCGCAAGGCCCTGGAGGCCGCCCTGGCCGAGGCCAAGGCCTTGCGCCAAGGGGCCTTGCGGGAGCGGGAGCGGTTAGAAAGGCTCCTGGCGGCGGGTGCCGACCTGCAGGAAGGCCCCAGGCGGGTGCGGGGGCTAAAGGGGATCCTGGGGGTGGTGGCGGACCTGGTGCGGCCCGAGCCGGGGTTGGAGCTGGCCCTGGAAGTGGCCTTGGGCCCCAGGCTCCAGTGGGTCTTAGCCCAGGACGAGGAAGCGGCCAAGGCGGCCATCGCCCTCCTCAAGCGGGAAGGGGGGCGGGCCACCTTCCTGCCCCTCACCCTCCTCACCCCACCCCCTGCCCCGAACCCCAAGCCCGCCCCCGGGCTCCTGGGCCCCGCTTACCGCCTGGCCTCCTTGCGCCTTGGGGGGCTTCCGGAGCGGGCCATCCTCCTCACCCTCCTGGGGGACACCCTGGTCTTCCGGGACCTCGAGGCCGCCCTAGCCTACCGCCGCGCCGGGGGACGGGAGCGGCTCGTGACCCTGGAAGGAGAAGTCTTGGAGCGCTCCGGGGCCCTCACCGGGGGAAAGGCCAAGGGGAGCGGGGAAACCCTCCTCCTCCGCCGCCGGGTGGAGGCCTTAGCGGAGGAGGAAACGGCCCTCGCCCAAAGGGTCGCCGAGCTGGAGGCGGCGCTTCGGGGGCTTCCCTCCCCCCAAGCCTTTGCCGAGGCCAAGGCCAGGGTGGCCGCCCTGGAAGCCCGGCGCCAAGCCCCCCTCCCCCTACCGCCCAAGCCCCCCACGCCCCCCGAAGGGAACTGGGACGAGGCCCGCCTCGAGGCCCTGCAGGCGGAACGGGAAGCCTTAGAAGCCCTCCTGGCCCAGGCGGAGGCCCACGAGCGCTACCTGTTCCTCGCCGCCGCCTATAGCGCCTGGCAAAGGGCGAAGGAGGAGGCCGAGCGGGTTAGGGCGCGGCTTCACGAGTTGGAAAGCCGCCTGCAAGCCACCTTGCCCCTGGTGGAAGAGGGGAGGACCCTGGAAGCCCGCCTGGGCCAGGTGCGGCGGGAGCGACAGGCCTTGGAGGAGAAGGAAGCCCGCGCCCTCACCCAAGCCAACGCCCTCCTGGCGGAGCGGGAGCACCTCCGCCTCCTCATGGCCCGGCGGGAAGCCACCTTGGAGGAGCTTGCCCGGGAGCTTGGCGCCTTGCCCGAGCTGGAGAGGATACCGGGCACCCCCAAGGCCCTCCAGGCCCGACTGGCCCAGGTGGAACGGGAGCGGGAGGGCTTGGGCCCGGTGAACGCCCTGGCGGAGCGGGAGCTTCTCCCCCTTCAGGAGCGGCTTTCCCACCAAGAAAAAGAGGTGGCGGAGGCCCTGGAGGCCCTCCTCCGCCTGGAAAAAGAGGCCAAGGCGGTGGAAGCCGCCTACGCCGAGCGCCTCAAGGAAAGCTTTCACCGCTTCCAGGAGGCCTTCCGCCAGCAGGCAAAGGCCCTTTTGGGGGCGCGGGCCGAGGTGCGGCGGGAAGGGCGGGGGCTTAGGCTTTTGATGGTGCCCCCGGGCAAGCGCACCCAAGACCTCCGCCTCCTTTCCCTGGGGGAGAAGACCCTGGGGGCGTTGGCCTTCCTCTTCGCCCTGGGGGAGCTCCAGGGGGGGCTACCCCTGGCGGTCTTGGACGAGGTGGACGCTGCTTTGGACGAGGCCAACCTCCTCCGCTTCGCCCGCTTTTTGGCCTCGGGGCGCCAGTTCATCCTGGTCACCCACCAAAAGCGCACCATGGAGGCCTGCCAGGCCCTCTACGGCGTCACGGCGGAGGGGGGCATAAGCCGCGTGTACGCCATCCGCAAGGAGGTAACCCATGACCTTTGA
- a CDS encoding nucleoside triphosphate pyrophosphohydrolase family protein produces the protein MTFDTYQEEAKKTALYPEAYRLLYPVLGLAGEAGELANKVKKVLRDHGGTLTPEAREAILQELGDVLWYVAQVATDLGERLEAVAQANLAKLRSRQERGTLSGSGDTR, from the coding sequence ATGACCTTTGACACCTACCAGGAAGAGGCCAAGAAGACCGCCCTGTACCCCGAGGCCTACCGCCTCCTCTACCCCGTTTTGGGCCTGGCGGGGGAGGCGGGGGAGCTGGCCAACAAGGTGAAGAAGGTCCTGCGCGACCACGGGGGCACCCTGACCCCAGAGGCGCGGGAGGCCATTTTGCAGGAGCTTGGGGACGTGCTTTGGTACGTGGCCCAAGTGGCCACGGACCTGGGGGAGCGCCTCGAGGCCGTGGCCCAGGCCAACCTGGCCAAGCTCCGCTCCCGCCAGGAGCGAGGAACCCTTTCCGGGTCCGGGGACACTCGCTAA
- a CDS encoding peroxiredoxin, translating to MEDTFALPRLNEPAPDFVAKTTAGELRLSDLKGKWVVLFSHPADFTPVCSTEFLAFAKRQKEFSELGVQLVGLSIDSIHAHLAWLKDLEEMSGITIDFPVIADLDMKVSKLYGMIHPAASETAAVRAVFIIDPNGILRGMLYYPLTTGRNIDEILRFIRALQFTDRTGLNTPADWQPGEPGIVKPPATLSELKADEAKKNEYAEYRRWYLRLKKAE from the coding sequence ATGGAAGACACCTTCGCTTTACCCAGGCTCAATGAGCCCGCCCCGGATTTTGTGGCCAAGACCACGGCGGGCGAGCTCCGGCTTTCCGACCTCAAGGGCAAATGGGTGGTGCTCTTTAGCCATCCCGCCGATTTCACCCCGGTGTGCTCCACGGAGTTCCTGGCCTTCGCCAAGCGACAAAAGGAGTTCAGCGAGCTTGGGGTCCAACTGGTGGGCCTCTCCATAGACTCCATCCACGCCCACCTGGCCTGGCTGAAGGACCTGGAGGAGATGTCCGGGATCACCATTGACTTCCCCGTGATCGCCGACCTGGACATGAAGGTCTCCAAGCTCTACGGGATGATCCACCCTGCCGCTAGCGAAACCGCTGCGGTACGAGCCGTGTTTATCATTGACCCAAACGGCATCCTCCGGGGCATGCTCTACTATCCCCTCACCACCGGGCGCAACATCGACGAGATCCTTCGCTTCATCCGCGCCCTGCAGTTCACGGACCGCACCGGGCTCAACACCCCCGCCGACTGGCAGCCCGGGGAGCCCGGCATCGTCAAACCCCCCGCCACCCTAAGCGAGCTCAAAGCTGACGAGGCGAAAAAGAACGAGTACGCGGAATACCGCCGCTGGTACTTGCGCCTGAAGAAGGCGGAGTAA
- a CDS encoding zf-TFIIB domain-containing protein has product MPLLLCPQCGVGMKEVERRGVLLDVCPQCGGVWLDRGELEKLLAEARQVERDYEAEREVYYRKEGKPYKKKKGFLEVFDLFD; this is encoded by the coding sequence ATGCCCCTTCTGCTTTGCCCCCAGTGCGGCGTGGGCATGAAGGAGGTGGAGCGCCGGGGGGTACTCCTAGACGTCTGCCCCCAGTGCGGCGGGGTGTGGCTGGACCGGGGCGAGCTGGAAAAGCTCCTGGCCGAGGCCCGCCAGGTGGAGCGGGACTACGAGGCGGAGCGGGAGGTCTACTACCGCAAGGAAGGCAAGCCCTACAAGAAAAAGAAGGGCTTTCTCGAAGTCTTCGACCTCTTTGACTGA
- a CDS encoding zinc metallopeptidase, with the protein MDVLAIVLMGLVFVASLAIQGGLQATFARFSRVANARGLTGAQVARAILDAHGLTQVRVEPVPGALTDHYDPHAKAVRLSEPNYASPSLAALAVAAHEVGHAVQDAQGYAWLRVRASLWPAASLGSNLGPILVILGLMVGALGLAKLGLYLYLAVALFQLITLPVEFDASRRALDFLKRMGFLDAREMGPARQVLTWAALTYVAALASSLATILYYASLLMGRREE; encoded by the coding sequence ATGGACGTGCTCGCCATTGTGCTCATGGGACTGGTCTTCGTGGCCAGCCTAGCCATCCAGGGAGGGTTGCAGGCCACCTTCGCCCGCTTTAGCCGGGTGGCCAACGCCCGGGGCCTCACCGGGGCCCAGGTGGCCCGGGCCATCCTGGACGCCCACGGGCTCACCCAGGTGCGGGTGGAGCCGGTGCCGGGAGCCCTCACCGACCACTATGACCCCCACGCCAAGGCGGTGCGCCTCTCCGAGCCCAACTACGCTTCCCCAAGCCTCGCCGCCCTGGCGGTGGCGGCCCACGAGGTGGGGCATGCGGTGCAGGACGCCCAGGGCTACGCTTGGCTTAGGGTGCGGGCGAGCCTCTGGCCCGCGGCCAGCTTGGGGAGCAACCTGGGGCCCATCCTGGTGATCCTGGGCCTCATGGTGGGGGCCTTGGGCCTGGCCAAGCTGGGGCTTTACCTCTACCTGGCGGTGGCCCTCTTCCAGCTCATCACCCTGCCCGTGGAGTTCGACGCCTCGAGGCGGGCCCTGGACTTCCTGAAGCGCATGGGTTTCCTGGACGCCCGGGAGATGGGCCCGGCCCGGCAGGTGCTTACCTGGGCGGCGCTCACGTACGTGGCGGCCTTGGCCAGCTCCTTGGCTACCATCCTCTACTACGCCAGCCTTCTCATGGGCCGGAGGGAGGAGTAG
- a CDS encoding sulfurtransferase has translation MGYAHPEVLVSTDWVEAHLKNPQVRVLEVDEDILLYDTGHIPGAQKIDWQKDFWDPVVRDFISEEGFAQLMERLGISNDTTVVLYGDKNNWWAAYAFWFFKYNGHKDVRLMNGGRQKWVEEGRPLTTEVPSYPPGRYEVPYRDESIRAYRDDVLEHILKVKEGKGALVDVRSPEEYRGELTHMPNYPQEGALRAGHIPGAKNIPWAKAVNPDGTFKSPEELRALYEPLGITKDKDVVVYCRIAERSSHSWFVLKYLLGYPHVKNYDGSWTEWGNLVGVPIAKGEE, from the coding sequence ATGGGCTACGCACACCCTGAGGTTCTGGTAAGCACGGACTGGGTAGAGGCGCACCTAAAGAACCCCCAGGTGCGGGTCCTCGAGGTGGACGAGGACATCCTCCTCTACGACACGGGCCACATCCCCGGGGCCCAGAAGATCGACTGGCAGAAGGACTTCTGGGACCCGGTGGTGCGGGACTTCATCAGCGAGGAAGGGTTCGCCCAGCTCATGGAGCGGCTTGGCATTTCCAACGACACCACCGTGGTCCTCTATGGGGACAAGAACAACTGGTGGGCCGCCTACGCCTTCTGGTTCTTCAAGTACAACGGCCACAAGGACGTGCGCCTCATGAACGGCGGGCGGCAGAAGTGGGTGGAGGAGGGCCGGCCCCTCACCACCGAGGTCCCCAGCTACCCCCCGGGCCGCTACGAGGTCCCCTACCGGGACGAGTCCATCCGCGCTTACCGGGATGACGTCCTGGAGCACATCCTGAAGGTGAAAGAGGGCAAGGGGGCCCTGGTGGACGTGCGGAGCCCCGAGGAGTACCGGGGCGAGCTCACCCACATGCCCAACTACCCGCAAGAAGGGGCCCTGCGGGCCGGGCACATCCCCGGGGCCAAGAACATCCCCTGGGCCAAGGCGGTGAACCCAGACGGCACCTTTAAGAGCCCGGAAGAGCTTAGGGCCCTGTACGAGCCCTTAGGCATCACCAAGGACAAGGACGTGGTGGTCTACTGCCGCATCGCCGAGCGTTCCAGCCACTCCTGGTTCGTCCTCAAGTACCTTCTGGGCTACCCCCACGTGAAGAACTACGACGGCTCCTGGACGGAGTGGGGCAACCTGGTGGGGGTGCCCATCGCCAAAGGGGAGGAGTAA
- the metH gene encoding methionine synthase, which translates to MVEVHTCSPGCRHHLGGAGWGDAPLVRLGYNKEARAKKFPYLRALLERPVVFDGAMGTELQKRDLSPEDYGGEAYFGCPEVLNRTRPQVVQEIHRAYLEAGAEVIETNTFGALRHVLAEYGLGEEAEALAYLGARLAKEVAEPYGAFVAGALGPGTKLISLGQISWDELYQAYKEAVRGLLRGGVDLILLETAQDILQVRCAVLAAREAMAEVGREVPLQVQVTFEATGTLLVGTDEQAALAALESLPIDVVGMNCATGPDLMDSKVRYFAQNSTRFVACLPNAGLPRNEGGRVVYDLTPEELAKWHRKFVLEYGVNAVGGCCGTGPEHIRQVAAEVKTLPPRPRPQAFPPQVASLYQAVSLRQEASLFLVGERLNATGSKRFREMLFARDLEGILTLAREQVAEGAHALDLSVAWTGRDELADLRWLLPSLATAVTVPVMVDSTSPEAMELALKYLPGRVLLNSANLEDGLERFDRVASLAKAHGAALVVLAIDEKGMAKTKEEKVRVALRMYERLTEHHGFRPEDLLFDLLTFPITQGDEESRPLAKETLLALEELSHRLPGVGFILGVSNVSFGLKPRARRVLNSVFLDEARKRGLTAAIVDAGKILPISEIPEEAYALALDLIHDRRKEGYDPLLAFMAYFEAHREDPRAKEDAFQALPLLERLKRRVVEGRKGGLEADLDEALRQGYKPLDLINGPLLAGMKEVGDLFGAGKMQLPFVLQAAEVMKKAVAHLEPHMEKRGEGKGKMVLATVKGDVHDIGKNLVDIILSNNGYQVVNLGIKVPIEEILQAVEAHKPHAVGMSGLLVKSTQVMKENLEYMRDRGYTLPVILGGAALTRSFVEEDLRPIYPNVYYAEDAFEGLRLMEELTGQVPPKLTQRASPRPKREAPRVEVRSKPVGEAPFIPRPPFFGVRVEEDLDLPTIAHYVNKLALYRGQWGYSRQGMSREDWQALVEREAEPVFRRLLREAVEEGWLRPKVLYGFFPVAREGEELLVFSPETGEVLERFRFPRQRGGGLSLVDYFRPRHAAPLGDEADWLPAFGQGARDVLGVQLVSMGEEPARKARALFEGGAYQDYLFVHGFAVEMTEALAEYWHKRMRQMWGIAGKDATDIRKLFQQGYQGARYSFGYPACPDLSDQAKLDRLMGFARIGVRLTESFQLEPEHATSALVVHHPEARYFSVD; encoded by the coding sequence ATGGTGGAGGTCCACACCTGCAGTCCCGGTTGCCGCCACCACCTGGGGGGGGCGGGGTGGGGGGATGCCCCCTTGGTGCGCCTGGGCTACAACAAGGAGGCCCGGGCCAAGAAGTTCCCCTACCTAAGGGCCCTCCTGGAGCGCCCCGTGGTCTTTGACGGGGCCATGGGTACCGAGTTGCAAAAGCGGGACCTTTCCCCCGAGGACTACGGGGGGGAGGCCTACTTCGGCTGCCCCGAGGTGCTCAACCGCACCCGGCCCCAGGTGGTGCAGGAGATCCATCGGGCCTACCTCGAGGCCGGGGCCGAGGTGATCGAGACCAACACCTTTGGCGCCCTACGCCACGTCCTGGCCGAGTATGGGCTAGGGGAGGAGGCGGAGGCCCTGGCCTATTTGGGTGCCAGGCTCGCCAAGGAGGTGGCCGAGCCCTACGGGGCCTTCGTGGCGGGGGCCTTGGGGCCCGGGACCAAGCTCATCTCCTTGGGGCAGATTTCCTGGGACGAGCTCTACCAGGCCTACAAGGAGGCGGTGCGGGGGCTACTCCGGGGCGGGGTGGACCTCATCCTTTTGGAAACCGCCCAGGACATCCTGCAGGTGCGCTGCGCCGTCCTTGCCGCCCGCGAGGCCATGGCCGAGGTGGGGCGGGAGGTCCCCCTCCAGGTCCAGGTGACCTTTGAGGCCACAGGCACCCTCCTGGTGGGCACGGACGAGCAGGCGGCCTTGGCCGCCTTGGAGAGCCTGCCCATCGACGTGGTGGGGATGAACTGCGCCACGGGGCCCGACCTCATGGACAGCAAGGTGCGCTACTTTGCCCAGAACAGCACCCGCTTCGTGGCCTGCCTGCCCAACGCCGGCCTGCCACGGAACGAGGGGGGGAGGGTGGTCTACGACCTCACCCCCGAGGAGCTGGCCAAGTGGCACCGCAAGTTCGTCCTGGAGTACGGGGTGAACGCCGTGGGGGGGTGTTGCGGCACGGGGCCCGAGCACATCCGCCAGGTGGCGGCGGAGGTCAAGACCCTTCCGCCCAGGCCTAGGCCCCAGGCCTTCCCGCCCCAGGTGGCCTCCTTGTACCAGGCGGTTTCCCTCCGCCAGGAGGCAAGCCTCTTTCTGGTGGGGGAGCGCTTGAACGCCACGGGGAGCAAGCGCTTCCGGGAGATGCTCTTTGCCCGGGACCTGGAAGGGATCCTCACCCTGGCCCGGGAGCAGGTGGCGGAAGGGGCCCACGCCCTGGACCTCTCCGTGGCTTGGACGGGGCGGGACGAGCTTGCGGACCTCAGGTGGCTCCTCCCTAGCCTCGCCACCGCCGTCACGGTGCCCGTGATGGTGGACTCCACCTCCCCCGAGGCCATGGAGCTCGCCCTGAAGTACCTGCCGGGCCGGGTCCTCCTGAACTCCGCCAACCTGGAAGACGGCCTGGAGCGGTTTGACCGGGTGGCCTCCTTGGCCAAGGCCCACGGGGCGGCCCTGGTGGTCTTGGCCATCGACGAGAAGGGGATGGCCAAGACCAAGGAGGAGAAGGTGCGGGTGGCCCTGCGCATGTACGAGCGCCTCACGGAGCACCACGGCTTCCGCCCCGAGGACCTCCTCTTCGACCTCCTCACCTTCCCCATCACCCAAGGGGACGAGGAAAGCCGCCCCTTGGCCAAGGAGACCCTCTTGGCCCTAGAGGAGCTTTCCCATCGCCTTCCTGGGGTGGGGTTTATCCTGGGGGTGTCCAACGTTTCCTTCGGCCTGAAGCCCAGGGCCCGGCGGGTCCTGAACTCCGTCTTCCTGGACGAGGCCCGGAAGCGGGGCCTTACCGCCGCCATCGTGGACGCCGGGAAGATCCTCCCCATCTCCGAGATCCCCGAGGAGGCCTACGCCTTGGCCCTGGACCTCATCCACGACCGCCGCAAGGAAGGGTACGACCCCCTTCTGGCCTTCATGGCCTACTTCGAGGCCCACCGGGAGGACCCCAGGGCCAAGGAGGACGCCTTCCAGGCCCTGCCCCTTTTGGAGCGGCTCAAGCGGCGGGTGGTGGAGGGGAGGAAGGGGGGCCTCGAGGCCGACCTGGACGAGGCTCTGCGCCAAGGGTACAAGCCCTTGGACCTCATCAACGGCCCCCTTCTCGCCGGGATGAAGGAGGTGGGGGACCTCTTCGGGGCGGGGAAGATGCAGCTTCCCTTCGTCCTCCAGGCGGCGGAGGTCATGAAGAAGGCGGTGGCCCACCTGGAGCCCCACATGGAAAAGCGGGGCGAGGGCAAGGGCAAGATGGTCCTGGCCACGGTAAAGGGGGACGTGCACGATATCGGCAAGAACCTGGTGGACATCATCCTCAGCAACAACGGCTACCAGGTGGTGAACCTGGGCATCAAGGTGCCCATCGAGGAGATCCTGCAGGCGGTGGAGGCGCACAAGCCCCACGCCGTGGGCATGTCGGGCCTCTTGGTGAAGAGCACCCAGGTGATGAAGGAAAACCTGGAGTACATGCGGGATCGGGGCTACACCCTCCCCGTGATCCTGGGCGGGGCGGCCCTCACCCGGAGCTTCGTGGAGGAGGACCTTCGCCCCATTTACCCCAACGTCTACTACGCCGAGGACGCCTTTGAGGGCCTAAGGCTCATGGAAGAGCTCACGGGCCAGGTTCCCCCTAAGCTTACCCAACGAGCCTCTCCCCGCCCCAAGCGAGAGGCGCCCAGGGTGGAGGTGCGCTCCAAGCCCGTGGGGGAGGCTCCCTTCATCCCCAGGCCGCCTTTTTTCGGGGTCCGGGTGGAGGAGGACCTGGACCTTCCCACCATCGCCCACTACGTGAACAAGCTTGCCCTTTACCGGGGCCAATGGGGGTATAGCCGCCAGGGGATGAGCCGGGAGGACTGGCAGGCCCTGGTGGAGCGGGAGGCGGAGCCCGTGTTCCGCCGCCTCCTCAGGGAGGCGGTGGAGGAGGGGTGGCTTAGGCCTAAGGTGCTTTACGGCTTCTTCCCCGTGGCCCGGGAGGGGGAGGAGCTTTTGGTCTTTTCCCCGGAAACCGGGGAGGTGCTGGAGCGCTTCCGCTTCCCCCGGCAGCGGGGTGGGGGGCTAAGCCTTGTGGACTACTTCCGCCCCCGCCACGCCGCGCCCTTGGGGGACGAGGCGGACTGGCTTCCCGCCTTCGGGCAAGGGGCGCGGGACGTGCTTGGGGTGCAGCTGGTGAGCATGGGGGAGGAGCCTGCGAGGAAGGCGCGGGCCCTCTTTGAGGGGGGCGCCTACCAGGACTACCTCTTCGTCCACGGCTTCGCCGTGGAGATGACGGAGGCCTTGGCGGAGTACTGGCACAAGCGGATGCGGCAGATGTGGGGCATCGCCGGGAAGGACGCCACGGATATCAGGAAGCTTTTCCAGCAGGGCTACCAGGGAGCCCGTTACTCCTTCGGCTACCCCGCTTGCCCGGACCTTTCGGACCAGGCCAAGCTGGACCGCCTCATGGGTTTCGCCCGCATCGGGGTGCGGCTTACGGAGAGTTTCCAGCTTGAACCGGAGCACGCCACCAGCGCCCTGGTGGTCCACCACCCCGAGGCCCGCTACTTCAGCGTGGACTGA